GTCAGTTGCGTCAGGATCGGCACGCAGATGCCCCAGGCGATGGCTAAGCCCACCAGCATGGCGATGCCGACGGTGATGCCCATCAGGTGACCCGCGCCCAGAAGCGCCAGCGAGGCCGAACCGCCGAGACCGGTCGCGCCGGTGCCAACCTTGAAATACTTGGCGACTTCACCGGCCATCAGCTTGGCGCCGGCCAGTGCGGCATAAAAGGCCGAAAACAGGCTGCCCCAGATGATCGACCAGAGGCCGGCAGCACCTTCAGCGCCGCCTTCGCGTGACGAGGTGCCAACGCGCAGAACCTCAGCGGCCGCTACGCCTTCCGGATACGGCAGGGACGATTGCGTCACCAGAGCACGGCGCAAGGGCACGGTGTACATGACGCCGAGCACGCCGCCGATGGCGCAGGCCATGAAGGTGGTGAGGAAGGGAACATTGGTCCACCAGCCGATCATGATCAGGCCCGGCAGAACGAAGATGACCGAGGCGAGTGTGCCTGCCGCCGAGGCAATGGTCTGGACGATGTTGTTTTCCTGGATCGTCGCCGTCTTGAAGGCCTGCAACAGCGCCATCGAGATGACGGCGGCCGGGATAGACGTGGCGAAGGTCAGCCCGACCTTGAGACCGAGATAAACCTGCGCGGCGGTGAAGATCAGGGTAATCAGGATGCCCAGAATGACACCACGAACAGTGATTTCATTGGGACGTGGGATCGTGGGGAGGTTCATCCTCGGCTCCGGTTCTTGGTTAGCTTTTGGGCGATACTGCCCAAATGCGCGCAGAACACAAGCACCAGTTCCAAAACAGATACAAATTCAACTATCCTCGCCCCGCGGGCATGGCGCCCATCTAAGCTGCGCATCATATATTGAAAAGATAATGTAAGCCCCGCACCTGATGTCGATCCGATTTTGGCGCTTGTGACCGGCACTGAATTTTTATGCCGGTGTGATTAGCTTTGACGTGACCCAATCACCCAGATTGCAGAGCCAGACCATGCGCGCAGCGGTCCATCCCAGCACCTATTCCATTTCCTGGAACGCGCCCGAAACCGAAGCCAGGCCGGGTTCGTTTCGGCTCCCTAATGCTTTGGTGATCAGTCTGGCGGCATTTGCCTTGGCCACGATTGGCAGCGGTGTCGAGGTCGCCAGCCAGTTATCGCATCTGCCGGACGTTGATGCCCTGCCGGTCATTCCTGAACATGCCGAGGCCATAAACCCTTATCCGGTGGTTGAACATTCAGACATCGTGCTGGCGACCGTCAACAACTAATGCCTGATATGGTCAACCGTATCGCGTAACTGACGTGACAGGGCTTCGGCCGTATCGCCTCTCACCTTGCCGTCTATAAACACGCGCGCGATGACATCCTTGTATTCACGGTAGTTTCGCAGTTCATAGGCGGCCGCCATCTTATCAGCCGTAGGCCCATCCGATTTCGCCAGTTGCTCCATGATGGCATGAAACCGTGTGTAGCGCTCATGACGGTTGCGTTCGGCCTGGATCAGCACGAACCACACCGCCGCCCACGCCAGAACGATCAGCGGAAGCACCAGAAGCCCCCAGGCCACCATGTCCTGATAGGTTGCTAACATCACATCACCTGTTTCTACGCATACAATGCGTAGCTTAGACCAGATAGCCCCCGCTACCCCATGTCTTTCCCGTAAAGGGTGAGTTTATCTCAGGAAACGATCGGTGCAGCGACGCCATCCTGTTCTTCCATCAACAGGGAATCACACGTCGCCTGAAAATCTTTCAGATCGACACCCCCGCTTTTAACTTCGGCCTGAAGGGTGGCATCGGCCTTGGTGATTTCGGCGTCGATCGCGTCATCCGTGGCCTGTGAGATTTCCTGATAAATCGACCGCGCCAGATCACGCGCGTCCTTGATGGCCTCGGTCTGCGCGCCGCCCTGCCCATTGGCCAGCACCACATCGTAGGTGGCGGTGCAGACCATGGCGAGATCCGCCATATCCTGATCGGACAGTTCGGGCTCGGCGCCTTCAGGTTCAGGCATTTGCGGCGCAGGCGTTTCCTGGGCGCTCAGGCCAGACGCGCTGAAAAAAGCCAGTGTGGAAAGGACGAGCAGACCCGCCCGGATAGGATGATACATGCAATTGCCGGACTTAAAGCCGCTCCGAAAGGGTTTCCCACGCAAGGTATGGCACCTGACGGACGCCCGCAAGAGGGACAAGAAAAAAGCCTCCTGTCCGAGACAGAAGGCTTTTAAATTATTACCACCAACGGCCGGGCTTGGTGGTGAAGCCTGCGGCCTTTTCCAGCACCGAGGCGATATTCAGCACCGTGCCCTCATCGAGCGCCTTGCCGATCACCTGCAGACCGAGCGGCAGGCCCTGACTATCGAGGCCCGCCGGCACAGACAGGCCCGGCAGACCGGCCAGATTCGTGGTGACGGTGAAGACGTCATTCAGGTACATGGCGACCGGATCGGCGGCCTTGGCGGCGTCACCTAGTTCGAACGCCGACGACGGCGTGGCCGGGGTCAGGATGACATCACAGGTTTCAAACGCCTTGGTGAAATCCTCGGCGATGCGCCGGCGCACCTTCAGAGCCTTGACGTAATAGGCATCATAGAAACCCGCCGACAGCACATAGGTGCCAATCATGATGCGGCGCTTCACTTCCTTGCCGAAGCCTTCCGAACGCGACATTTCATAGGTGTCAGTCAGGGACGTGACGCCCTCGGCACGGTGACCGAAGCGCATGCCGTCATAGCGGGCGAGGTTGGACGAGGCTTCCGCCGGCGCAATGATATAGTAGCACGGCAGGGCATATTTCGTGTGCGGCAGGGAGATGCGGACGATCTCGGCACCGGCGTCTTTCAGCCAGGCAATGCCCTGTTCCCACAGGGCGTCGATCTCGGCAGGGATACCATCGAGGCGGTACTCATCGGGGATACCGATGCGCAGGCCTTTGACTGACTTGCCAAGGAAGGACGAAAAGTCCGGAATGGCGAGGTCGAGCGAGGTCGAATCCTTGACGTCATGCGAGCACATGGCTTGCAGCATGATCGCAGCGTCTTCGACCGTTTTGGTGATCGGGCCGGCCTGATCGAGCGACGAAGCGAAGGCCACCATGCCGTAGCGCGAGCAACGGCCATAGGTCGGCTTGATACCGACCGTGCCAGTGAAGGCGGCGGGCTGGCGGATAGACCCGCCAGTATCGGACGCCGTGGCGGCCAGACAGAGATCGGCGGCGACGGCCGAGGCCGAACCACCCGATGAACCGCCGGGGGTCAATGGCGCATTGGAGCCGCGTGACTTCCACGGATTGACGACGCTGCCCCATTTCGAGGTTTCGTTCGACGAGCCCATGGCGAATTCGTCCATGTTGAGCTTGCCGAGCATGACGGCGCCCTGATCCCACAGGTTCTGCGTCACGGTCGCTTCGTAGGTCGGCACGAAGTTTTCCAGGATGCCCGAACAGGCCGTGGTGCGAACACCCGCCGTGCAATAGAGATCCTTGATGCCCAGCGGCGCGCCTTCGAGAGCCCCGCCCTCACCCTTTGCCAGTTTCGCATCGGACGCGGCGGCTTGTTCGCGCGCCTTGTCGAAGGTCAGCTCGACATAGGCATTGAGCGCCGGATTGGCGGTCTCAATGGCGCCGATAAAGGCGTTGGTCAGTTCGGTGGAGGAAAAGGTCTTGGCCTTCAGGCCGTCAACTGCCGCCTTGAGCGTCAGTTTGGTAAGTTCACTTGAGGTATTGGGCATCTTATTCAACCACCTTCGGCACAACAAAGAAGCCGTCAACGGTCTTCGGGGCATTGGCGACGATCTGCGCGACCTTGTCACCATCGGAAACCACGTCGTCGCGCATGGGGGTTGGCATCTGGACGGCGGTCGTCATCGGCTCGACGCCCGTGACATCGACCTCGTTCAACTGCTCGATCCAGCCCAGAATGCCGTTCAGCTCACCGGCGAGCGATTGCAGGCGGTCATCGCTTTCACGCAGGCGCGACAGGCTTGCCACCTTTTTAACGGTTGCCACATCAATGGCCATGGTCGAGACTCCATATAATAATGTGGGTTCCGGTTAGCGATTGAGGGCGTTTTTGGCAAGGGGCAAACATGAAAAAGGGCGTTCGCTCATCGCGTAACGCCCCTGTTCCATCTTAGTCTAAAGGCAGCCCTAACGCGCTTTATGCTCATTCATGGCCATCTCGGGCGCCGAGCGCGCCGCGTGCACGCGGTTCATTTCGGCGCTGTGGATATCCGCGACAGCCTCATCGACCGCCTGTTTTTCACAGGCCCGATCGTCGATGATGCGGAAGCCCGGCCCCTCGCCCTCGCTCCAGCACGCTTTCTTGGCGGCCTTCTTGATCTGGGCGTAGACGACTTCCGCGCGTGCCGGATCACGCAGATCGCGGGTCTCGAAGGTCACATCGACATGCGAGACATTGTCCTGGGCCGAAGCGGTTTGGGCAGAGAAGATCGCTCCGGCCATAAGACCGGTCATGAAAACTGCACGCAGCATGGTGATGTCTCCTGTTACGGGGGCTTAGTGCTGACGGTCGTTCATGGCGTAGGCCGAGGCGCGGTCATTGACCTGGCCATCAAGGGCGCTCAATTGCGGCGCGTTGATTTCGCGGACGGCGCCCGAAACAGCCTGACGGGTGCAAGCGGCGTCTTCATTGGCCGTGATCGGATCGGAAAGTTCGCTGTGGCAGACGGCTTCGGCCGCTGCGGTGATGCGCTTGTAAAGCATCTTGACCTGGCCGGGATTGTTGAAATCGGTCTTGGCGGCAGAAACGGTGCGCTCCTGTTCCACACGGGCGCGGTCGTCGGCATGGGCGGCGCCGGCAACCAGGGCGGTGATCGAGAAAGCGGCGATGAGGATCGAACGGGTCATGATGTTATTCCTTTTAAGTTGTAGATGAGGGAGGATGATTACTCGTTAAGAACTGAAGCCA
The window above is part of the Asticcacaulis sp. MM231 genome. Proteins encoded here:
- the gatA gene encoding Asp-tRNA(Asn)/Glu-tRNA(Gln) amidotransferase subunit GatA, whose translation is MPNTSSELTKLTLKAAVDGLKAKTFSSTELTNAFIGAIETANPALNAYVELTFDKAREQAAASDAKLAKGEGGALEGAPLGIKDLYCTAGVRTTACSGILENFVPTYEATVTQNLWDQGAVMLGKLNMDEFAMGSSNETSKWGSVVNPWKSRGSNAPLTPGGSSGGSASAVAADLCLAATASDTGGSIRQPAAFTGTVGIKPTYGRCSRYGMVAFASSLDQAGPITKTVEDAAIMLQAMCSHDVKDSTSLDLAIPDFSSFLGKSVKGLRIGIPDEYRLDGIPAEIDALWEQGIAWLKDAGAEIVRISLPHTKYALPCYYIIAPAEASSNLARYDGMRFGHRAEGVTSLTDTYEMSRSEGFGKEVKRRIMIGTYVLSAGFYDAYYVKALKVRRRIAEDFTKAFETCDVILTPATPSSAFELGDAAKAADPVAMYLNDVFTVTTNLAGLPGLSVPAGLDSQGLPLGLQVIGKALDEGTVLNIASVLEKAAGFTTKPGRWW
- the gatC gene encoding Asp-tRNA(Asn)/Glu-tRNA(Gln) amidotransferase subunit GatC, encoding MAIDVATVKKVASLSRLRESDDRLQSLAGELNGILGWIEQLNEVDVTGVEPMTTAVQMPTPMRDDVVSDGDKVAQIVANAPKTVDGFFVVPKVVE
- a CDS encoding UrcA family protein, whose product is MLRAVFMTGLMAGAIFSAQTASAQDNVSHVDVTFETRDLRDPARAEVVYAQIKKAAKKACWSEGEGPGFRIIDDRACEKQAVDEAVADIHSAEMNRVHAARSAPEMAMNEHKAR
- a CDS encoding UrcA family protein, coding for MTRSILIAAFSITALVAGAAHADDRARVEQERTVSAAKTDFNNPGQVKMLYKRITAAAEAVCHSELSDPITANEDAACTRQAVSGAVREINAPQLSALDGQVNDRASAYAMNDRQH